Proteins encoded by one window of Streptomyces sp. NBC_01477:
- a CDS encoding amino acid deaminase/aldolase — protein sequence MSERTADRTRYDRATAHLDAPVAVVDLAAFDANAADLARRAGGKPIRVATKSVRCRALLERALDHDGFAGLMSFTLAESLWLARAGFTDVLLAYPSADRTGYAELAADPKLAAAVTVMVDDVAQLDLIDAARGAGAETVRVCLELDTSLRKLAGRLRIGALRSSLHDPEQLAALARTITARPGFRLVGIMAYEGHVAGVGDSVPGRPVRSLAIRLMQSAARKELAARRAEAVRAVRAVEPGLEFVNGGGTGSVQHTAAEASVTEIAAGSGLYVPRLFDNYTSFRGRPAALFAQPVVRRPGVGVVTVLGGGYPASGAPGPDRLPVPYLPEGLRYDPQEGPGEVQTPLLGSAADDLLIGDKVWFRHAKAGEMCERFAELQLIDGDEVTAVVPTYRGEGKTFL from the coding sequence ATGTCAGAGCGCACAGCCGACCGCACCCGGTACGACCGGGCAACCGCCCACCTCGACGCCCCGGTGGCCGTCGTGGACCTGGCGGCCTTCGACGCCAACGCCGCCGACCTCGCACGGCGGGCCGGGGGCAAGCCGATCCGGGTGGCGACCAAGTCGGTGCGCTGCCGCGCGCTGCTGGAACGGGCCCTGGACCACGACGGTTTCGCCGGCCTGATGTCCTTCACGCTCGCCGAGTCGCTGTGGCTGGCCAGGGCCGGCTTCACCGACGTGCTGCTGGCCTACCCCTCGGCGGACCGCACCGGGTACGCAGAATTGGCCGCCGACCCCAAGCTGGCCGCCGCGGTCACCGTGATGGTGGACGACGTGGCGCAGCTCGACCTGATAGACGCGGCCCGCGGCGCGGGTGCCGAGACGGTCAGGGTCTGCCTCGAACTCGACACCAGCCTGCGCAAGCTGGCCGGCCGGCTGCGGATCGGGGCGCTGCGCTCGTCGCTGCACGACCCCGAGCAGCTGGCGGCCCTGGCCCGTACGATCACCGCGCGGCCGGGCTTCCGGCTGGTGGGCATCATGGCCTACGAGGGGCATGTCGCCGGGGTCGGCGACTCGGTGCCGGGCCGCCCGGTCCGGTCGCTCGCGATACGGCTGATGCAGTCCGCGGCCCGCAAGGAGCTGGCGGCGCGCCGGGCGGAGGCGGTACGGGCGGTGCGGGCGGTCGAGCCGGGGCTCGAGTTCGTGAACGGCGGCGGCACCGGCAGCGTGCAGCACACCGCGGCGGAGGCCTCGGTCACCGAGATCGCGGCGGGCTCCGGCCTCTATGTGCCGCGGCTCTTCGACAACTACACGTCCTTCAGGGGCCGCCCGGCCGCGCTCTTCGCGCAGCCGGTGGTCCGCCGCCCCGGCGTCGGTGTGGTCACGGTGCTGGGCGGCGGCTATCCGGCGTCCGGCGCGCCGGGTCCCGACCGGCTGCCGGTGCCGTATCTGCCCGAGGGGCTGCGCTACGACCCGCAGGAGGGGCCCGGCGAGGTGCAGACCCCGCTGCTGGGGTCGGCCGCCGACGATCTGCTGATCGGCGACAAGGTGTGGTTCCGGCACGCGAAGGCCGGGGAGATGTGCGAGCGGTTCGCCGAACTGCAGCTGATCGACGGCGACGAGGTGACGGCGGTGGTGCCGACCTACCGCGGCGAGGGCAAGACCTTCCTGTGA
- a CDS encoding DUF2510 domain-containing protein, producing the protein MTTTTPPGWYPEPGHTGNGPAMERWWDGSAWTEYTRTAPVPAAAPQAYPGYPGAPEYQGYPGYPADGTGAPGGGKRTGTVVIALVASLVLIGAIVAGVLVLGKDDDKSDAKNTPTPTSTGGRVPGPAPQPSDGGSGGGDSTGGGSGGDDQSPRGDGKSAIDAYDQISLPVLDGWTGSSSSTGAGLSIGPYPCPGTAGGTCSLGGVSAVPAVGAGITAKTAEDAAKQDIAKNASDSYNKDTYGATTTHQQVKAGAVTVAGQQGYLVRWKVVTASGTSGYVESLVFPSPTTKQLVLVRFGFDIGGKAPGPDVIDQITQGIKSDTSQGSGGSSGGTGV; encoded by the coding sequence GTGACGACGACGACCCCGCCCGGCTGGTATCCAGAACCCGGGCACACAGGCAACGGCCCGGCGATGGAACGCTGGTGGGACGGTTCCGCGTGGACGGAGTACACCAGGACCGCACCGGTCCCGGCAGCCGCCCCGCAGGCCTACCCGGGTTACCCGGGCGCCCCGGAATACCAGGGATACCCCGGTTATCCGGCGGACGGTACGGGCGCCCCCGGCGGCGGAAAGCGCACCGGGACGGTGGTGATCGCCCTGGTCGCCTCGCTCGTCCTGATCGGCGCGATAGTCGCCGGCGTGCTCGTCCTGGGCAAGGACGACGACAAGAGCGACGCGAAGAACACCCCGACGCCCACCAGCACCGGCGGCAGGGTGCCGGGACCGGCGCCGCAGCCCTCCGACGGCGGCAGCGGCGGCGGTGACAGCACCGGTGGCGGCAGCGGCGGCGACGACCAGTCGCCGCGCGGCGACGGCAAGTCCGCCATCGACGCCTACGACCAGATCAGCCTGCCGGTGCTCGACGGCTGGACCGGTTCCTCCAGCTCCACCGGCGCGGGCCTGTCGATCGGCCCCTACCCCTGCCCCGGCACCGCGGGCGGGACCTGCTCGCTCGGCGGAGTGTCGGCCGTGCCCGCGGTCGGGGCCGGCATCACCGCCAAGACGGCGGAGGACGCCGCCAAGCAGGACATCGCGAAGAACGCCTCCGACTCCTACAACAAGGACACCTACGGCGCGACCACCACGCACCAGCAGGTGAAGGCCGGCGCGGTCACCGTCGCCGGACAGCAGGGCTACCTGGTGCGCTGGAAGGTCGTCACCGCGTCCGGCACCAGCGGCTACGTCGAGTCGCTCGTCTTCCCGTCGCCGACCACCAAGCAACTGGTGCTGGTCCGCTTCGGCTTCGACATCGGCGGCAAGGCGCCGGGCCCCGACGTGATCGACCAGATCACCCAGGGCATCAAGTCCGACACCAGCCAGGGCAGCGGCGGCTCCTCCGGGGGCACCGGCGTCTGA
- a CDS encoding sensor histidine kinase, whose product MGVTARRNGAHSAPTVLPADPPGPEQDPAAGSHHSAADWCGLHPDDLPDGLLVADHTGRVVCFNSAAARITALRPQDVLGRPVEQALPLEDLEGRRWWQLTDPYGGLAIRAGQPERNLLLPGGREVLVAARYVRERPKGPVRRLVVTLRGTDARRRTERSHAELIATVAHELRSPLTSVKGFTATLLAKWERFTEDQKKLMLETVDADANRVTRLIAELLDISRIDSGRLEVRRQPVDLAAAVQRHVDGHVAAGQRPDRFSLRVGQPLPALWADPDKIDQVLGNLLENAVRHGEGTVTIEVGPSYATGDRRSTGTAVTVSDEGPGIPEESMSRVFTRFWRGSKRGGTGLGLYIVKGIVEAHGGTIAVGRAAGGGAEFRFILPVGAPAFMA is encoded by the coding sequence ATGGGTGTCACGGCGCGAAGGAACGGCGCGCACAGCGCGCCGACGGTCCTGCCCGCGGACCCGCCGGGGCCGGAACAGGACCCGGCGGCCGGCTCGCACCACAGCGCCGCGGACTGGTGCGGCCTGCACCCCGACGACCTGCCCGACGGGCTGCTGGTCGCCGACCACACCGGACGGGTGGTGTGCTTCAACTCCGCCGCCGCCCGGATCACCGCGCTGCGGCCGCAGGACGTCCTGGGGCGGCCCGTGGAGCAGGCCCTGCCGCTCGAAGACCTCGAAGGCCGCCGCTGGTGGCAGCTCACCGACCCCTACGGCGGCCTGGCGATCAGGGCCGGCCAGCCCGAGCGCAATCTGCTGCTGCCCGGCGGCCGTGAGGTGCTGGTCGCCGCCCGCTACGTCCGCGAGCGGCCCAAAGGGCCGGTACGCCGGCTGGTGGTCACCCTGCGCGGCACCGACGCCCGGCGGCGTACCGAACGCAGCCACGCCGAGCTGATCGCCACCGTCGCGCACGAACTGCGCTCACCGCTGACGTCGGTCAAGGGCTTCACCGCGACCCTGCTCGCCAAGTGGGAGCGCTTCACCGAGGACCAGAAGAAGCTGATGCTGGAGACCGTCGACGCCGACGCCAACCGCGTCACCCGGCTGATCGCCGAACTCCTGGACATCTCCCGCATCGACTCCGGCCGGCTCGAAGTGCGCCGCCAGCCGGTCGACCTGGCCGCGGCCGTACAGCGGCACGTCGACGGGCATGTCGCGGCGGGCCAGCGGCCGGACCGGTTCAGCCTGCGGGTCGGGCAGCCGCTGCCCGCGCTGTGGGCCGACCCGGACAAGATCGACCAGGTGCTCGGCAATCTGCTGGAAAACGCGGTGCGGCACGGCGAAGGGACTGTCACCATCGAGGTGGGACCCTCGTACGCCACCGGCGACCGGCGGTCCACCGGCACGGCGGTCACCGTGAGCGACGAGGGGCCAGGCATCCCGGAGGAGTCCATGAGCCGCGTGTTCACCCGCTTCTGGCGGGGCAGCAAGCGCGGCGGCACGGGCCTGGGCCTCTACATCGTCAAGGGCATCGTCGAGGCGCACGGCGGCACCATCGCGGTGGGCAGGGCGGCGGGCGGCGGCGCCGAATTCCGATTTATCCTGCCCGTCGGGGCACCCGCGTTCATGGCCTGA
- the rpmI gene encoding 50S ribosomal protein L35, which translates to MPKNKTHSGASKRFKITGSGKVLRERAGKRHLLEHKPSSKTRALTGTVEVAKSDAKKIKKLLGK; encoded by the coding sequence ATGCCGAAGAACAAGACGCACAGTGGTGCGAGCAAGCGCTTCAAGATCACCGGCTCCGGCAAGGTGCTGCGTGAGCGCGCCGGCAAGCGCCACCTGCTCGAGCACAAGCCGTCCAGCAAGACGCGCGCCCTGACCGGCACGGTCGAGGTGGCCAAGTCCGACGCCAAGAAGATCAAGAAGCTGCTCGGCAAGTGA
- the mycP gene encoding type VII secretion-associated serine protease mycosin: MIRRTTLPVRSAAVVTAAAALLAVGGGPAAADTVRDREWALDALHAQTAWQTTKGAGVTVAVLDTGVDATHPDLTGQVLTGKDLVGFGAARGDTSWANHGTGMAAIIAGHGHGPGNGRGVLGIAPEARILPVRVILEEKDPQRDKARKSRGGALPEGIRWAVDHGADVINLSLGDDSATAAPVAAESDAIQYALGKGVVVVASAGNSGDKADRSSYPAAYAGVIAVAAVNQSGGHPAFSTHRWYASVAAPGEDVVMADPDRKYYDGLGTSAASAYVSGAAALLRSAYPGLSPLQIKQVLQDTTRHRPRGGRSDELGTGEIDPAAALAAAAKLKPGPLAPAAASYPHRYFGSGPAAMPAPAAGSSVLGNGVAAAFGAAGAVLIALAALLWFRPRRHAAAVGGGVPQPDRVPEWR; this comes from the coding sequence ATGATCCGCCGCACCACCCTGCCGGTCCGGTCGGCCGCCGTCGTCACGGCCGCCGCCGCGCTCCTCGCGGTCGGCGGCGGGCCCGCCGCCGCGGACACCGTCAGGGACCGGGAATGGGCGCTGGACGCGCTGCACGCGCAGACGGCGTGGCAGACCACCAAAGGCGCGGGCGTGACCGTCGCCGTGCTCGACACCGGCGTTGACGCCACCCACCCCGACCTCACAGGACAGGTGCTCACCGGCAAGGACCTGGTCGGCTTCGGCGCCGCGCGCGGCGACACCTCGTGGGCCAACCACGGCACCGGCATGGCCGCGATCATCGCCGGGCACGGCCACGGGCCGGGCAACGGCAGAGGTGTGCTCGGGATCGCGCCCGAGGCCAGGATCCTGCCGGTGCGGGTGATCCTGGAGGAGAAGGACCCGCAGCGCGACAAGGCCAGGAAGAGCCGCGGCGGCGCACTGCCCGAGGGCATCCGCTGGGCGGTCGACCACGGCGCCGACGTCATCAACCTCTCACTCGGCGACGACAGCGCGACGGCCGCACCCGTGGCAGCCGAGTCCGACGCCATTCAGTACGCCCTCGGCAAGGGTGTCGTCGTGGTGGCGTCCGCGGGAAACAGCGGCGACAAGGCCGACCGCTCCTCCTACCCCGCCGCCTACGCCGGGGTGATCGCGGTGGCCGCGGTGAATCAGAGCGGCGGCCACCCCGCCTTCTCCACCCACCGCTGGTACGCCTCGGTGGCCGCGCCGGGCGAGGACGTGGTGATGGCCGACCCGGACCGCAAGTATTACGACGGCCTGGGCACGAGCGCCGCCTCGGCCTATGTGTCGGGCGCCGCCGCGCTGCTCAGGTCCGCCTATCCCGGGCTGAGCCCGCTGCAGATCAAGCAGGTGCTCCAGGACACCACCCGGCACAGGCCCAGGGGCGGCAGGAGCGACGAGCTCGGCACCGGCGAGATCGACCCCGCCGCGGCACTCGCCGCCGCGGCGAAGCTCAAGCCGGGGCCGCTCGCGCCCGCCGCCGCGAGCTACCCGCACCGCTACTTCGGCTCGGGGCCCGCCGCGATGCCGGCGCCGGCCGCCGGGTCGAGTGTCCTCGGCAATGGTGTCGCCGCAGCGTTCGGCGCGGCCGGGGCGGTGCTGATCGCGCTGGCCGCACTGCTGTGGTTCCGGCCGCGGCGCCACGCCGCCGCGGTGGGGGGCGGCGTACCGCAGCCGGATAGGGTGCCGGAGTGGCGCTGA
- a CDS encoding DUF1844 domain-containing protein, whose amino-acid sequence MSDAPAPGFDDMTRDIADVPAVEVITTVAVHLMSAAAVNLGLAEEGAQHKDLDEARKLIQALAGLVTASATEISTFHAAPLRDGLKSLQLAFREASVVPDEPGQGPGEKYTGPVFG is encoded by the coding sequence ATGAGCGACGCACCTGCCCCCGGCTTCGACGATATGACCCGCGACATCGCGGACGTGCCCGCCGTCGAGGTGATCACCACGGTGGCCGTCCACCTGATGAGCGCGGCGGCGGTGAACCTCGGCCTGGCCGAGGAGGGTGCGCAGCACAAGGACCTCGACGAGGCCCGCAAGCTCATCCAGGCGCTGGCCGGCCTGGTCACCGCGAGCGCCACCGAGATCAGCACCTTCCACGCGGCGCCGCTGCGCGACGGGCTCAAGTCGCTGCAGCTGGCCTTCCGCGAGGCGTCGGTGGTGCCGGACGAGCCGGGTCAGGGACCCGGCGAGAAGTACACGGGGCCGGTCTTCGGCTGA
- a CDS encoding LysR family transcriptional regulator, giving the protein MELLVAVARLGSLGRAARELGISQPAASGRLRGLERQLGVALVRRSTGGSALTESGALVTEWARRVLEAAEDFDAGARALRGQRDSRLRVAASMTVAEYLLPGWLTALHGRHPGTAVSLAAGNSVVVARQVAAGQADLGFVEGLDVPATLDAAVIGHDRLLVVVAAGHPWAARRRPLPAAELAATPLLLREQGSGTRQVLDARLAAHGGPAVPLLELASTTAVKSAAVGGAGPAVLSELAVADELSARRLVEVPVAGLDLRRALRAVWPAGHRPAGPARDLLGLTREPAPRGQRKAARLRDSQAGAIG; this is encoded by the coding sequence ATGGAGCTGCTGGTCGCCGTCGCGCGGCTGGGGAGTCTGGGCCGGGCGGCGCGGGAGCTGGGCATCAGCCAGCCCGCCGCCAGCGGCCGGTTGCGCGGCCTTGAGCGGCAGCTCGGAGTGGCGCTGGTACGGCGTTCGACCGGCGGGTCGGCGCTGACGGAGTCGGGGGCACTGGTCACCGAGTGGGCGCGGCGGGTGCTGGAGGCCGCGGAGGACTTCGACGCGGGCGCGCGGGCGCTGCGCGGGCAGCGGGACTCCCGGCTGCGGGTCGCGGCCAGCATGACCGTCGCCGAATATCTGCTGCCCGGGTGGCTGACCGCCCTGCACGGGCGGCACCCCGGCACGGCGGTGTCGCTCGCCGCGGGCAATTCCGTGGTCGTCGCCCGGCAGGTCGCCGCCGGACAGGCCGACCTCGGCTTCGTCGAGGGCCTGGACGTGCCCGCGACCCTCGACGCGGCCGTGATCGGCCACGACCGGCTGCTGGTCGTGGTCGCCGCGGGACACCCGTGGGCGGCCCGCCGCAGGCCGCTGCCCGCCGCGGAACTGGCCGCCACCCCGCTGCTGCTGCGCGAGCAGGGCTCGGGCACCCGGCAGGTGCTGGACGCGCGCCTGGCCGCGCACGGCGGCCCGGCCGTACCGCTGCTGGAGCTGGCCTCCACCACCGCCGTGAAGTCGGCGGCCGTCGGCGGCGCCGGACCCGCCGTGCTCAGCGAACTCGCCGTCGCCGACGAACTGTCCGCCCGCCGGCTGGTCGAGGTCCCGGTGGCGGGACTCGACCTGCGCAGGGCGCTGCGCGCGGTGTGGCCCGCGGGACACCGCCCGGCAGGACCGGCCCGCGACCTGCTCGGCCTGACCCGCGAGCCGGCTCCGCGCGGGCAGCGGAAAGCCGCCCGCTTACGGGATTCTCAGGCTGGGGCCATAGGGTGA
- the rplT gene encoding 50S ribosomal protein L20 — protein sequence MARVKRAVNAQKKRRAILEQASGYRGQRSRLYRKAKEQVTHSLVYNYNDRKKRKGDFRQLWIQRINAAARANGITYNRFIQGLKAANVEVDRKILAELAVNDANAFAALVEVAQKALPADVNAPKAA from the coding sequence GTGGCACGCGTCAAGCGGGCAGTCAACGCCCAGAAGAAGCGCCGGGCGATCCTGGAGCAGGCCAGCGGTTACCGCGGGCAGCGTTCGCGCCTGTACCGCAAGGCCAAGGAGCAGGTCACCCACTCCCTGGTCTACAACTACAACGACCGCAAGAAGCGCAAGGGCGACTTCCGCCAGCTGTGGATCCAGCGCATCAACGCCGCTGCCCGCGCCAACGGCATCACCTACAACCGCTTCATCCAGGGTCTCAAGGCCGCCAACGTCGAGGTCGACCGCAAGATCCTCGCCGAGCTGGCCGTGAACGACGCCAACGCCTTCGCGGCGCTGGTCGAGGTCGCGCAGAAGGCGCTGCCCGCGGATGTGAACGCGCCGAAGGCGGCGTGA
- a CDS encoding SseB family protein, with translation MALKNIPDSGYADDDGSAAPALTAALAAWAADRGKEAAVVEALHTARLLVPVVAVLGEAETGEDGLRREKSSDMTVPTIQAPDGRRALPAFTSTAALTRWRPDARPVAVPLHQALRALAQEGADTLLIDLAGPVAYELTGAALASAALGPGRGEPLDDPAVRAALRAALAAEPGVARAHLAPGTDSDGTLGLVLAPGADAERTGRALAAALAADDTLRAGLRQGLDLALLPPDATLPGEPLFTR, from the coding sequence GTGGCGCTGAAGAACATCCCCGACTCCGGTTACGCCGACGACGACGGCTCCGCGGCCCCCGCGCTGACCGCGGCCCTTGCCGCGTGGGCCGCCGACCGCGGCAAGGAGGCGGCGGTGGTCGAGGCCCTGCACACCGCCCGGCTGCTGGTCCCGGTGGTCGCCGTGCTGGGCGAGGCGGAGACCGGCGAGGACGGGCTGCGCCGGGAGAAGAGCAGCGACATGACGGTGCCGACCATCCAGGCACCTGACGGGCGCCGGGCCCTGCCCGCGTTCACCTCCACCGCCGCGCTGACCCGCTGGCGCCCGGACGCGCGGCCGGTCGCCGTACCCCTGCACCAGGCGCTGCGGGCACTCGCGCAGGAGGGGGCCGACACCCTGCTGATCGACCTCGCGGGGCCGGTCGCGTACGAGCTGACCGGAGCCGCGCTGGCGTCCGCCGCCCTCGGCCCTGGCCGCGGCGAACCGCTGGACGACCCGGCGGTACGCGCCGCGCTGCGGGCCGCGCTGGCCGCAGAGCCCGGCGTGGCGCGCGCCCACCTGGCGCCGGGCACCGACAGCGACGGCACCCTCGGCCTGGTACTCGCGCCGGGCGCGGACGCCGAGCGGACCGGCCGGGCGCTGGCCGCGGCGCTGGCCGCGGACGACACGCTGCGGGCGGGCCTGCGCCAGGGCCTCGACCTGGCCCTGCTGCCGCCGGACGCCACACTGCCGGGGGAACCGCTCTTCACCCGCTGA
- a CDS encoding TrmH family RNA methyltransferase: MPTPELTSLRSARVTAAHRLARRSFRGKERRFLAEGPQAVREAVAHPGGPAGRTLVELYATPEAAERHADLIAAARAAGAPVLTATPEVMAEISDTVTPQGVVGVCRFLDTPFADILRARPRLVAVLAHVRDPGNAGTVLRCADAAGADAVVLTDASVDLYNPKAVRASAGSLFHLPVAVGVPVQDAVAGLRTAGVRVLAADGAGERDLDAELDEGTMRGPTAWIFGNEAWGLPADTRALADEVVRVPIHGRAESLNLATAAAVCLYASAREQRAPAGCRSVTSS, translated from the coding sequence ATGCCCACCCCCGAGCTGACCTCGCTGCGTTCCGCGCGGGTTACCGCCGCGCACCGGCTGGCCCGGCGCAGCTTCCGCGGCAAGGAGCGGCGCTTCCTCGCCGAGGGCCCGCAGGCCGTACGGGAGGCCGTCGCGCACCCCGGGGGACCAGCGGGGCGCACCCTGGTCGAGCTGTACGCCACCCCCGAGGCGGCCGAGCGGCACGCCGACCTGATCGCGGCGGCCCGCGCGGCCGGCGCGCCCGTACTGACCGCGACGCCCGAGGTCATGGCGGAGATCTCCGACACCGTCACCCCGCAGGGCGTGGTCGGCGTCTGCCGCTTCCTCGACACGCCCTTCGCCGACATCCTGCGCGCCCGGCCCCGGCTGGTCGCCGTCCTGGCCCACGTCCGCGACCCGGGCAACGCCGGCACCGTGCTGCGCTGCGCCGACGCGGCGGGGGCCGACGCGGTGGTGCTCACCGACGCCTCGGTCGACCTGTACAACCCCAAGGCGGTACGCGCCTCGGCCGGCAGCCTCTTCCACCTGCCGGTCGCGGTCGGGGTGCCGGTCCAGGACGCGGTCGCCGGGCTGCGCACCGCGGGCGTACGCGTCCTGGCCGCCGACGGCGCGGGCGAGCGGGACCTGGACGCGGAGCTGGACGAGGGCACCATGCGCGGCCCCACCGCCTGGATCTTCGGGAACGAGGCCTGGGGCCTGCCCGCGGACACCAGGGCCCTCGCCGACGAGGTGGTGCGCGTCCCCATCCACGGGCGCGCGGAAAGCCTCAACCTCGCCACGGCCGCCGCCGTCTGCCTTTACGCCTCCGCTCGTGAGCAGCGTGCGCCCGCAGGGTGCCGCAGCGTGACCTCCAGCTAG
- a CDS encoding MIP family channel protein, whose protein sequence is MRTITENRTPDDQRAFICEFLGTLVLVFFAVGAAVLSGEYIGTLGIAFAFGLVLLAIAYTIGPISGSHVNPAVTLGMLVARRITVRTAVEYWIAQVLGAIAGAALLLLVAKQVPGLRTHGAFGTNGYGYRSAVGVNIFGAFVAELILTFLLVYVVLAVTHRIAVVGFDGLPIGMALVVVHLVGIPLTGTGVNPARSLAPALFAGSPALSQVWLFLIAPLIGAVLAALVHEVTHPALAAVRAARAASAEAETAARAVGEEG, encoded by the coding sequence ATGCGAACGATCACCGAGAACCGGACGCCCGACGACCAGCGGGCCTTCATCTGCGAATTCCTCGGCACCCTTGTGCTGGTCTTCTTCGCGGTGGGCGCGGCCGTGCTCTCCGGGGAGTACATCGGCACCCTGGGCATCGCGTTCGCGTTCGGCCTGGTCCTGCTGGCCATCGCCTACACGATCGGCCCGATCTCCGGCAGCCATGTGAACCCGGCGGTCACCCTGGGCATGCTGGTCGCACGCCGGATCACGGTGCGCACCGCCGTCGAATACTGGATCGCCCAGGTCCTCGGCGCCATCGCGGGCGCCGCGCTGCTGCTGCTGGTCGCCAAGCAGGTGCCCGGGCTGCGGACGCACGGCGCCTTCGGCACCAACGGCTACGGCTACCGCTCGGCGGTCGGCGTCAACATCTTCGGCGCCTTCGTCGCGGAGCTGATCCTGACCTTCCTGCTGGTCTACGTGGTGCTCGCGGTCACCCACCGGATTGCGGTGGTCGGCTTCGACGGGCTGCCCATCGGCATGGCGCTCGTCGTGGTCCACCTGGTCGGCATCCCGCTGACCGGCACCGGGGTGAACCCGGCCCGCAGCCTGGCCCCCGCGCTCTTCGCGGGCAGCCCGGCGCTGTCGCAGGTGTGGCTGTTCCTGATCGCGCCGCTGATCGGCGCGGTCCTGGCCGCGCTGGTGCACGAGGTGACCCACCCGGCGCTCGCCGCGGTCCGCGCGGCCAGGGCGGCGTCGGCCGAGGCCGAGACCGCCGCGCGGGCCGTCGGCGAAGAGGGCTGA
- the infC gene encoding translation initiation factor IF-3, with protein sequence MSAEPRINDRIRVPEVRLVGPSGEQVGIVPLAKALELAQEYDLDLVEVAANARPPVCKLMDYGKFKYESAMKAREARKNQAHTVIKEMKLRPKIDPHDYDTKKGHVVRFLKQGDKVKITIMFRGREQSRPELGYRLLQRLAEDVQDLGFIESNPKQDGRNMIMVLGPHKKKTEAMAEAREAQAARKASRQGDAAGDAPADEDTDTDVDTDEQVEAPADAG encoded by the coding sequence ATCAGCGCCGAGCCCCGCATCAACGACCGGATTCGCGTTCCCGAGGTGCGACTTGTCGGTCCCAGTGGCGAGCAGGTCGGCATTGTGCCGCTTGCCAAGGCCCTGGAGCTTGCGCAGGAGTACGACCTCGACCTGGTCGAGGTGGCGGCGAACGCACGTCCGCCCGTGTGCAAGCTCATGGACTACGGGAAGTTCAAGTACGAGTCGGCCATGAAGGCCCGTGAGGCGCGCAAGAACCAGGCGCACACGGTCATCAAGGAGATGAAGCTCCGGCCGAAGATCGACCCGCACGACTACGACACCAAAAAGGGTCACGTCGTCCGGTTCCTCAAGCAGGGCGACAAGGTCAAGATCACCATCATGTTCCGCGGACGCGAGCAGTCCCGGCCGGAGCTCGGCTACCGGCTGCTGCAGCGGCTCGCGGAGGACGTCCAGGACCTCGGCTTCATCGAGTCGAATCCGAAGCAGGACGGCCGGAACATGATCATGGTCCTCGGTCCGCACAAGAAGAAGACCGAGGCCATGGCCGAAGCCCGCGAGGCACAGGCCGCCCGCAAGGCGAGCCGTCAGGGCGACGCCGCGGGTGACGCGCCGGCCGACGAGGACACGGACACGGACGTGGACACGGACGAGCAGGTCGAGGCCCCGGCCGACGCCGGCTGA